The following nucleotide sequence is from Acidobacteriota bacterium.
TGTCGCGACCAATGAGTCGTCGTTCGGCCCGGGACCGGCGAGCGACCAGCTTTTGGGGCTGACGAGAGTGAACGCAGCCGCGGTTGGGCAAGATCTGGTTCACGCAGCAATCACCGGAAAGTCAGCGTTTGTTCAGGCTGACGGTACGGTTATCGGCGAAACGGATCTTCTCACCGAAGAGGTGCTGGTCGGCGCTGTGCGGCTGCGTACGGGGCCTAGGACGTTGTTCACATCGCTCGGTGAGTGGTTTGGGGTGCTCTCAATGTTGGCCGCTGTCGTCGCTTTCTTGATCCCGGGTAAAGATCGGCCGCAACGGCGTTCCAGCGTCGCGCGGTCTTCGCGATAATTGCCACTGGATTCGGCGCGAGCGAGATCTAGATGGATTTCTCGTAAGCCGTAATTGCGGCGTCGAGGATATCGATTCCCTTGTCAAGGTCGTCCATCGTGACGTTGAGGGGCGGGACGAATCGGATGACGTTACCGTCGGGACCGCAATTGAGAATGAACATTTTGTTCTCGCGTGCGTACGCCCCTACCGATTTCCATGCATCTTGGTTTGGTGTGTTGCCGGTGCTCACGAGTTCGATACCGATCATAAGGCCGAGGCCGCGTACGTCTCCGATGGTCGGGTGGTGTTCCCTCATGTCGTTGAATCGACCGAGCGCGTGAACCGAGCGTTCCGTGACACCGGAGATAACGTCTCGCAACGCATCCACGGTCGCCATCGACGCAGCGCACGCGACCGGGTTGCCGCCGAACGTAGACCCGTGTGAACCGGGCGGCCATTTCTCAAGGAGTTGCGTGGATGCACCAAGTGCTGAGAGCGGGAACCCGTTCGCAATGGCCTTACCCATAACAAGTATGTCCGGTTTGACGTCGTACACCTGACTGGTGAACCAATCACCGGTACGACCGAATCCGGTCTGTATCTCATCAAAGATCAATTTGATGCCGTGTTCATCAGCAAGGTCGCGGATCGCCGCGAGGAAATGCCTTGTGGCCGGGTAGTACCCGCCTTCTCCCTGCACCGGCTCGATTAAGAAACACGCTACCTCGTGCGGCGTGATTTCGTGCTTGAACATCAGTCGTAGTTCGTCTAACGCCCGCTCAGTCGCGGCGTCCTGGCTCACACCCCAGCGGTAGGGGTGTGGGAACGGTGTGACAAACACGGACCCGACCAGAGGGTGATACCCCTGGCGATATGCAGCCTTTGACGTTGTGTACGACACGGCTCCCATGGTGCGTCCGTGAAACCCGCCGCGAAACACAATGACACCCTGGCGTCCGGTCGTTTTGCGGGCTAGTTTTACGGCACCTTCGATCGCCTCCGATCCTGAGTTCATAAAGAAGAACTTGTCGATCCCCTCCGGAGTGACTTCCTGGAGCCGATTGGCGGCACCGAGCAAGCTATCGAACCGGAACACGCCCCCGGCGTGCCAGAGCTTGTCAACTTGGGCGTGGACGGCCGCCTTGACGTCGGGGTGTTGGTGCCCAAGGTTGCTGACGGCAATGCCACATGCGAAGTCGAGGTATGAGTCGCCGTCCTTGGTGGTGACGTAACTCCCGCTCCCGCCGACGATCTCGACGTCAGTGTCCCAGGAGACGAGCGGGGCAATGACGCGTGCATACTGCGATGCAACTTGTGACGAGGATACGTTGTTGTCCATGTGGCATTCTGTCACATGACACGGGGGTCCGGAGCGCACCGGACCAAGGTGGCGCGGCGTATGTCGGCGGTGTTCGTGAATGCTAACGACGGGCCGGACACGTGTGGTGTATCCGGTCCGTGCTGGTGGTCTGATGTAGCTAGCCGAGCAGGCCGGTGGTCTTGGCCTGCTGCTCAATCCACTCGTATGTTGGGCGGAGGCCATCTTCAAGCGTGGTCGACGGTTCCCAACCGAGGACCTCGTTGAGGAACGTATTGTCACTGTTGCGACCTCTGACGCCTTGCGGTCCGTCGACATGTTCAATCACTAACTCGGACATGCCGGCGATGTTCGCAATGATGTGTGCGAGTTCGTTGATGCTCACCATGCGATCGCGGCCAAGGTTCACGGGCGCGTCGTTGAGACCCTCGGCGTCCATGATCCGTTCGAGACCCTCGATACAGTCGTCGATGTGCATGAAGCTGCGAGTCTGCTCGCCGTCACCCCAGATTTCGACGGGACCGCCCTTGTGGATTGCAACGGCGACCTTGCGACACAATGCCGCCGGAGCCTTCTCTCTTCCGCCGTTCCAGGTGCCACGAGGACCGTACACGTTGTGGAAGCGAACCGACCGCACCACCGGAAGGAGTCCTTCCATGTTGTAGTAGTGCACGATCTTCTCAGAGGTCAGTTTTTCCCACCCGTAGGCATCCTCGGGATCTGCTGGATACGCCTGATCCTCCCGCAACGGCGTCACGTCTGTGACCTTCTGCGCTCCGGCGGGGTAGACGCAGGCTGAACTTGTGTAGAGGTATCTGCCGACGCCGGCGTTTGCCGCGGCGTGGACGGAGTTCAGGTTGATCAGCAGGTTGCTGTGGATGATCTCGGCGTGGTGAGACGAGATGAACCCCATGCCACCCATGTCCGCGGCCAGTGCGTACACATCGTCAAAACCGCCAGTAACCGCAAAGGCTTTTTCTGCTGCGTCCTTTTCCCGTAGATCGAGCATCAAAAACTCGTCAGCGGTGGTTTCGCCGAATTCGGTGCCTTTTATGTCGACACCCCGTACCCAGTATCCGCGCTCCTTGAGCCGGGTCACCAAATGATGACCAATAAACCCGCCTGCGCCCGTCACTAATGCCTTCTTCACTGTTCCACCTTTTTGTTGTGTGGTCGGTCTTGCAGACCTTCCGAATATAGATCGCCCGCTGTGCGCCCGCCCTGGCTGGCCGCCCGATCAGGTATCGGGTGAGGTCTCGGACGGGTACCGCTACTCTGAGTGGTCGATTAACGCCTCTATGTGGCATAGTAAACGTCTTATCACGATCGGTCTAGGCGTTTTTCTGGAGTCGGCGATTTTCGTCCCGGGCGCCCTCGTGCAGCATTCCGAAGCCTGTTACCAGACAAGAGAGACTGCGCCCGAGCCGGGTGTGGTCACTCCTATCGCGGCCCCGCTGCGGCCAAGCGAGGAAATTGTTGAGATGGTTGTGTTCACGTCTTGAGGAGACACGAAGAGCACGAACCCGATACCCATGTTCCAGGTCGCATACCAATCATGTTTGTCTCCACCGCTCCAACCGGCAAACACGTTGAAAACTTCAGGCGTGATCCATGAACCGACCTCGATAACCGCATCCACGTCACCGGGCAAGATACGCGGAACGTTGCCGATCAATCCCCCGCCCGTGACGTGACACAGGCCTTTCACGTCGACAGCGTCGATGAGTTTCTGCACCACGGGGGAGTACAACACGCTCGGTTCGAGAACAACGTCGGCAACAGTTCGGTCGGTGCCTGGAAACGTGGCGCCTAACGAGGTGTTGTCGGCGATCAACTTGCGAATCAGCGAGAAACCATTTGATCGAAGGTTCGGGCTGTCTATCCCGATGACGACGTCGCCTTGCTGAATTCGCGATCCGTCAATCATCCGGGAAGCCTCAACGACGCCAAGGGCGGTCCCGGCGATATCAAACGCATCAGGTTCCATCACACCGGGGTGCTCTGCGATTTCGCCTCCGAGCAGCGCAATGTCAGCCTCGATGCAGGCCTGAGCAACCGATTCGACGATCCGGGTAACGAGCTCTGACCGGAGGTGGCCTACAGCGATATAGTCGCTCATCGCAATAGGCTGGCCACCTGCGGCCGCGATGTCATCGATACACATGGCAACAAGGTCCCAGCCAAGTCCGTCGACTGAGTCCGTTTGACGAGCTATCTCAGCCTTGGTGCCGACGCCGTCAGTGGACATCATCAACACCGGTTCGGTGTACCCGGTTGGAAACTTCAGACCTGCGGCGAACCCTGCGAACCCTCCAACGACCTTGTTTCCCCAGGTCGCGGTCACTGCGGGTTTAATCCTGGCGACCGTCTCATCTGCAGCGTCGAGGTGAACACCAGAATCGGCGTAGGACGTCATGTCGAATGTTCCAGAGCCAGTTTGTTTGTTGTTGTTGGGATGTCGGTCGCGTAGTCGCCAGACAAGCACGCCGTACAGAACTGCTCCCGTGGGAGGTTTGTCGCATCGAGAAGACGGTCGAGGTCGAGGTAGGCAAGCGAGTCGACATCGAGAAACTCGGCGATCTCTTCGACGGACCTTCCGGCCGCGAGGAGGGTGTTGCGGTCCCCGGTATCCATACCGTAGAAACAGGGCCAGCGATACGGAGGTGAGGAAATACGAAGATGGACTTCGGTAGCGCCGGCATCGCGCACCATTGTTACGAGCTGTTTTGTGGTTGACCCACGAACGATCGAGTCATCAACGAGCACCACTCTGCGCCCGGCGAGTTCTTCAGGCATGGCGTTGAGCTTCAGTCTGACACCGAGGTCACGCATAGATTGGGCCGGCTCAATGAACGTCCGTCCGACGTACCGGTTTTTCACCAGCCCGTCTGTGTAGACGAGCCCGGTTTCGGCCGCATAACCTTGTGCGGCCGGGATCCCCGACTCGGGTACAGGGACGACGATGTCAGCATCAACCGGCGCTTGCTCTGCCAAGCTCATTCCCATACGTCTGCGGGCCCCATGGACGTTGACCCCGCTCATGATGGAATCGGGGCGCGAGAAATATACGAACTCGAACACACAGAGCTGTCGTTTGTCTTGCTCGGGGAACGGGAAGCGGCTCTCCATGCCACCCTTCGTGAGTACGACCATTTCTCCTGGCTCGATCTCCCGCAAGAACTTTGCCTCAACGATGTCAAGAGCGCAGGTCTCTGATGCGATGATCCATGCGTCGTCGAGTGTCCCGAGAACGAGTGGCCGAAACCCGAACGGGTCCCGAATTCCGATGAGGGTGTCGACATCGAGAATCGTGAGACTGAACGCGCCGACGAACGACGGTGCCGTCTGTGCGACCGCGTCGGCGAGCGAGAGTCCGGAGTCCACGGCGTTGCCGATCATCTCGGTCATGATGTCGCTGTCGCTCGTCCCCGGATTGCCAAGAAGCGCTGCTAGTTCGTGAGTGTTGGACAGGTTGCCGTTGTGTGCCAGCGCAAGCCCCGACCCGTTGGCATGGCGGTAGATCGGCTGACTGTTCATCCATGCATTCGACCCCGACGTTGAGTATCTGGTGTGTCCGATAGCGATGTCACCAGTGAGACCGCTGAGGGTTGTTTCGTCGAAAACTTGGGCGACGAGACCGAGATCCTTATAGACGGTGATGGTTTCACCATCGGACGTGGCGATCCCCGCGCTCTCCTGGCCACGGTGTTGGAGAGCGAACAATCCGAAGTAGGTCAGGCGTGCGGTGTCACGATTCGGAGCGAACGTACCAAAAACGCCGCAGGCTTCGCCTGGGCGATCGTCCGCGAGGACCGGCGGCGGAAGTGCTCTCTCAAACACGTAGTGAGATGATAGCGGATGTTGGTCGGGCGATGTCTCTCCGATTGCGTCCGGATATTGTTCGAACATGGCGGAGCGAGGAGGTCGCTGATCAGGCCAAAAGTTGGCGCTTGGTCCTCGACTCGAATGCACCCACCATAGGTGACGCTGGTAAACAATCGAGGAGGCCGACGCCGGTCCAACAGTGCGACGGGCGATTCGTACAGGGACTATCAAGACAGGTAATCTCGCGTCATCACGTGCCCCGTTCCCTAAGTAGAACCCGTGTCAGATACCGTCGCCCTCCCAGAAAAAATTACCGTCATCTCGACGGGTATCTCCGCAACATCGCTTGAGGAGGTCGCGGGTCTCATCGTCGACCCGCCGCCCGAGGGATTGACGGTCGCCGTTTCGAACGTGCAGTCCGTAATGATGACGCGCTCTGACAAGGAGTATGCGGCTGCTCACGCTCAAACATCTGTCGCAACAACTGATGGCGTGCCACTCGTGTGGGCGTTGCGAAAGCTCGGGCGACCGGAGCAGACACGTGTTGAGGGTTTCGAGATAACGTCGCGTGCGATTGAACTCGGTCTTGAAAAGGGACGCCGCCACTTCTTTTATGGCACAACTGCGGACACGCTGGAACTATTGGAGACCAACCTGAAGCAGAAGTACCCATCTATCCAGATCGCCGGGACCCATTCACCCCCATTCGGCCCGCTCACCGAGGAAACGGTGAAGGACGTCATCCAACGCGTCCGAGAGTCAAACGCTGACATCCTGTGGCTGAGCATGGGTCTTCCAAAACATGACATCTTAATGGTCAGGGCGCATCCTGAGCTTCCGGGTGTCTCCATCAGCGCGATCGGTGCCGTGTTCGACTGGTTTGCGGGGAACGTGACAAAAGCACCCGAGTGGATGCAAAAGACCGGTCTGGAGTGGTTGTACCGCCTCTCCAAGGAACCGCGTCGTCTGTGGCGCCGCTATATCTACAACAACCCTGCCTACCTTGTCCTGCTCGGTGTTCAGGTCCTCAAGTTCAGATTCAAAAAGACCAAGGCGGACGCGTGAAACGAGCGTTTGTAACCGGAACAACGGGTCAAGATGGCTCATACTTGGTGGAGCTGCTTATCGACAAGGGTTACGAAGTCCACGGCACGATGAGGCGTGCTTCCGTGTTCAACACCGCCCGCATTGAGCACATGATGGACCATCCGCGCTTAAAGCTATACCACAGCGATCTGACTGATAGCTCGAGCCTCAACAAGCTTCTTTCCACGATCAAACCCGATGAGATTTACAACCTTGGTGCGCAGTCGCACGTCGCGGTGTCGTTCGAAGTGCCCGAGTACACCGCCCAGGTCGACGCCACCGGCACCCTCCGTCTCCTCGACGCGATGCACACGTTTTGTCCCGAGGCGCGTTTCTATCAAGCCTCGACGTCTGAAATGTACGGCAAGGTACGAGAGGTTCCTCAAAGCGAGACTGGGGTTATGCCAAGGAGTACGTGCGAGCCATGTGGCTGATGCTGCAGCAAGATGGGGCAGATGATTTCGTCATTGCGACCGGGAGGAATGTACAGCGTGCGTGACTTCAGCGAACGGTGCGCCGCGTGGCTTGGGTACAACCTCGTATGGGAAGGTGAGGGTGTGGACGAAATCGGCCGCGACGAGGCTACCGGCAAGCTCCTTGTCGAAATCGACGAGCGGTATTTCCGTCCGGCTGAGGTTGACGAACTACTCGGTGATCCGTCAAAGGCTGCGCGCGTGCTCGGTTGGAAGGCCAAGGTCGGGTTAGACGAGCTTGTTGACATCATGATGGAGAGTGACATGAAGGTGGTAAAAGACGAGGCTGGCGTTGTCGACTAACACGATGTCTCGCGCTGCCAAGGTTTTCGTGGCGGGGCATCGCGGCATGGTCGGTTCAGCAATCGTGAGGGAGCTGCAGGCCAGGGGCTACACGAACCTCGTCGTTCGCACCGCCGCCGAGCTTGACCTTCGCAACCAGGCCGCGGTTGTTGAGTTTTTCGAGCGTGAGACACCGTCGCATGTGGTGCTCGCCGCGGCCAAGGTCGGTGGCATCCGTGCCAACAACATCTACCGTGCCGAGTTCCTCTACGACAACCTCGCCATCGAGATGAACGTCATCGAGCAGTCGTATCGGAATGGCGTTGAGAAACTGCTGTTTCTCGGGTCGTCGTGTATCTATCCAAAACTTGCCTCGCAACCCATGGTCGAGGAGGCTCTGTTGACCGGTGCGCTTGAACCGACCAACGAACCGTATGCGATCGCGAAGATCGCCGGCCTAAAGCTGTGTGAGGCGTATTGGGATCAATACGGTGCCCATTTCATCTCGGCCATGCCCACCAACCTTTACGGGCCGAACGACAACTACGACCTCGACAATTCGCATGTTCTGCCGGCGTTGTTGCGCAAGTTCCACGAGGCGAAGAACGCTGGCGCAGAATCCGTCGAAATCTGGGGCGACGGTTCGGCGCTACGCGAATTCATGCACGTTGACGACCTCGCTGCGGCATGTGTGTTTTTGCTGGAGAGCTACGACGAGAAGCAGTTCGTGAACATCGGGACTGGTGAGGAAGTGTCAATTGGAGAGCTCGCTTTGACGATCAAGGACGTCGTAGGGTTCGCTGGAGAGTTGGTGTTCGATACCTCCAAACCAAACGGTGCGCCACGCAAACTCATGGACTCATCAAAGCTGCACGCGCTCGGTTTCACTTCGAAGGTGTCGCTCCGAGACGGTATCGAGTCTGTGTACACCGACTTCGTCGACCAGATCGAGCGGTACACCCGGTAGGCCGAACCGTTAGCTATTCGCCCTTGAAGGATGGCGCACGATTCTCTTTGAACGCATTCATCGCTTCACCGATATCGTGTGACTTGAGAAATGAGCTGTTCCATAGCGCAATGTAGTCAAGAGCTTGGTCGACGCTCATGTCGTCGCCAGCTTTCATCACAGCCTTGGTCCCCTGTACGACAAGGGGAGAGTTTGCGGCGATCTCGGCACCTACCGCCATCGCGTGTGTGTACACCTCTTCATAGTCGGCGAGTACCTTGCTGACGAGGCCTATGCGCAGCGCTTCCCGTGCGTCAAAGTCTCTACCGGTCAACGCAAGCTCATTGGCCTCTCCGCGGTTGATGATGCGGGGAAGGCGTTGCAGAGTCCCTACGTCGGCGGTGATGGCGATCTTTGTTTCGCGTACCGCGAACTTTGCGTTGGCGGCGGCGAACCTAATGTCGACCGCGGTGATGAGATCCATCCCTGCCCCGATGCAGGCTCCGTGGATCGCGGCGATGACAGGCTGGCGGGCCTTGTCAAGAACCGTGAAGGTGTGTTGCATCAGCTTGATCTGCTGATACAAGGCACGGTTCTGTTTCGCCATCGATTGATCGTCGGCTACCGCAAACAGCCCAGCGAACTCTGCGAGGTCGAGACCTGCGGTGAAGACACGGCCCTTGGCGGCAATAACGATGACACGCACGTCGTCTTGGTCCGAGACTGCCTCGATGATGGCGGGGAACTCCGTCCAGAAGTTCGGCGCCATTGCGTTGAGCTTGCGCGGGCGGTCGAGCCATACGGTGGCGATGTGGTCGGCGTATTCGACCGAAATGACGTCGCTTGGTGGGAGAGCTGTGGTGTCCATGCGACAACCCTACCGGAGGTACAAGGCTCGCGGCGCCGGTCCGGCGCCTTGCATCGAGTCCCGGTGGTACTTCTCAATGCCCTGCCAAACAGGATCGCCGCAGATCTGCGAAGGTCTGTGGCGACGACGGAGGAACAATGAGTCTTGAGACAATTCATCGGAAACCCGACAATGGACACGCTACGCCAATAGTATTGCTGCACGGCGCTTGGCATGGTGCGTGGGCTTGGGACAACGGGTTTGTTGATCGACTTGTCGATGGCGGATTCGAGGTGCTGGCCTTAAGCCTGCGCGGACACGGCGACAGTAGCGGTTCCGCTCGATTTGCCTCCCTGGGCAAGTATCTCGCCGATCTGTCGTCGGTGGTCGAGGATCTCGACCGCGCACCTGTGGTCGTTGGTCATTCGATAGGCGGGCTCATCACCCAACGCCTCATCGCGAAGCGGCCGGTGGCGGGGGCGGTCCTCATGGCATCCGTCAGTCCACGCGGGCCATGGGCTTTGACGTTGTCCACAGCAACGAAACATCCATGGTTGTTTGCA
It contains:
- a CDS encoding aminotransferase class III-fold pyridoxal phosphate-dependent enzyme, whose protein sequence is MDNNVSSSQVASQYARVIAPLVSWDTDVEIVGGSGSYVTTKDGDSYLDFACGIAVSNLGHQHPDVKAAVHAQVDKLWHAGGVFRFDSLLGAANRLQEVTPEGIDKFFFMNSGSEAIEGAVKLARKTTGRQGVIVFRGGFHGRTMGAVSYTTSKAAYRQGYHPLVGSVFVTPFPHPYRWGVSQDAATERALDELRLMFKHEITPHEVACFLIEPVQGEGGYYPATRHFLAAIRDLADEHGIKLIFDEIQTGFGRTGDWFTSQVYDVKPDILVMGKAIANGFPLSALGASTQLLEKWPPGSHGSTFGGNPVACAASMATVDALRDVISGVTERSVHALGRFNDMREHHPTIGDVRGLGLMIGIELVSTGNTPNQDAWKSVGAYARENKMFILNCGPDGNVIRFVPPLNVTMDDLDKGIDILDAAITAYEKSI
- a CDS encoding NAD-dependent epimerase/dehydratase family protein, whose translation is MKKALVTGAGGFIGHHLVTRLKERGYWVRGVDIKGTEFGETTADEFLMLDLREKDAAEKAFAVTGGFDDVYALAADMGGMGFISSHHAEIIHSNLLINLNSVHAAANAGVGRYLYTSSACVYPAGAQKVTDVTPLREDQAYPADPEDAYGWEKLTSEKIVHYYNMEGLLPVVRSVRFHNVYGPRGTWNGGREKAPAALCRKVAVAIHKGGPVEIWGDGEQTRSFMHIDDCIEGLERIMDAEGLNDAPVNLGRDRMVSINELAHIIANIAGMSELVIEHVDGPQGVRGRNSDNTFLNEVLGWEPSTTLEDGLRPTYEWIEQQAKTTGLLG
- a CDS encoding phosphoribosylformylglycinamidine cyclo-ligase; this translates as MTSYADSGVHLDAADETVARIKPAVTATWGNKVVGGFAGFAAGLKFPTGYTEPVLMMSTDGVGTKAEIARQTDSVDGLGWDLVAMCIDDIAAAGGQPIAMSDYIAVGHLRSELVTRIVESVAQACIEADIALLGGEIAEHPGVMEPDAFDIAGTALGVVEASRMIDGSRIQQGDVVIGIDSPNLRSNGFSLIRKLIADNTSLGATFPGTDRTVADVVLEPSVLYSPVVQKLIDAVDVKGLCHVTGGGLIGNVPRILPGDVDAVIEVGSWITPEVFNVFAGWSGGDKHDWYATWNMGIGFVLFVSPQDVNTTISTISSLGRSGAAIGVTTPGSGAVSLVW
- the purF gene encoding amidophosphoribosyltransferase, which encodes MFEQYPDAIGETSPDQHPLSSHYVFERALPPPVLADDRPGEACGVFGTFAPNRDTARLTYFGLFALQHRGQESAGIATSDGETITVYKDLGLVAQVFDETTLSGLTGDIAIGHTRYSTSGSNAWMNSQPIYRHANGSGLALAHNGNLSNTHELAALLGNPGTSDSDIMTEMIGNAVDSGLSLADAVAQTAPSFVGAFSLTILDVDTLIGIRDPFGFRPLVLGTLDDAWIIASETCALDIVEAKFLREIEPGEMVVLTKGGMESRFPFPEQDKRQLCVFEFVYFSRPDSIMSGVNVHGARRRMGMSLAEQAPVDADIVVPVPESGIPAAQGYAAETGLVYTDGLVKNRYVGRTFIEPAQSMRDLGVRLKLNAMPEELAGRRVVLVDDSIVRGSTTKQLVTMVRDAGATEVHLRISSPPYRWPCFYGMDTGDRNTLLAAGRSVEEIAEFLDVDSLAYLDLDRLLDATNLPREQFCTACLSGDYATDIPTTTNKLALEHST
- a CDS encoding WecB/TagA/CpsF family glycosyltransferase, with protein sequence MSDTVALPEKITVISTGISATSLEEVAGLIVDPPPEGLTVAVSNVQSVMMTRSDKEYAAAHAQTSVATTDGVPLVWALRKLGRPEQTRVEGFEITSRAIELGLEKGRRHFFYGTTADTLELLETNLKQKYPSIQIAGTHSPPFGPLTEETVKDVIQRVRESNADILWLSMGLPKHDILMVRAHPELPGVSISAIGAVFDWFAGNVTKAPEWMQKTGLEWLYRLSKEPRRLWRRYIYNNPAYLVLLGVQVLKFRFKKTKADA
- a CDS encoding GDP-L-fucose synthase, which codes for MSRAAKVFVAGHRGMVGSAIVRELQARGYTNLVVRTAAELDLRNQAAVVEFFERETPSHVVLAAAKVGGIRANNIYRAEFLYDNLAIEMNVIEQSYRNGVEKLLFLGSSCIYPKLASQPMVEEALLTGALEPTNEPYAIAKIAGLKLCEAYWDQYGAHFISAMPTNLYGPNDNYDLDNSHVLPALLRKFHEAKNAGAESVEIWGDGSALREFMHVDDLAAACVFLLESYDEKQFVNIGTGEEVSIGELALTIKDVVGFAGELVFDTSKPNGAPRKLMDSSKLHALGFTSKVSLRDGIESVYTDFVDQIERYTR
- a CDS encoding crotonase/enoyl-CoA hydratase family protein, yielding MDTTALPPSDVISVEYADHIATVWLDRPRKLNAMAPNFWTEFPAIIEAVSDQDDVRVIVIAAKGRVFTAGLDLAEFAGLFAVADDQSMAKQNRALYQQIKLMQHTFTVLDKARQPVIAAIHGACIGAGMDLITAVDIRFAAANAKFAVRETKIAITADVGTLQRLPRIINRGEANELALTGRDFDAREALRIGLVSKVLADYEEVYTHAMAVGAEIAANSPLVVQGTKAVMKAGDDMSVDQALDYIALWNSSFLKSHDIGEAMNAFKENRAPSFKGE
- a CDS encoding alpha/beta fold hydrolase — protein: MSLETIHRKPDNGHATPIVLLHGAWHGAWAWDNGFVDRLVDGGFEVLALSLRGHGDSSGSARFASLGKYLADLSSVVEDLDRAPVVVGHSIGGLITQRLIAKRPVAGAVLMASVSPRGPWALTLSTATKHPWLFAKSAVTLSLGPLVSSESLVRDLFFTTDTPEQLVGWTSERLMAESYIAYVGMFLGAPAKKVKGLPMLVIGADWDAVFPPTVVR